In Prunus dulcis chromosome 2, ALMONDv2, whole genome shotgun sequence, a single genomic region encodes these proteins:
- the LOC117620009 gene encoding eEF1A lysine and N-terminal methyltransferase, with translation MALEKTRFENINPSRFITFTFPNPSNSTTLLRVAVLDTPFQLTGSPRVAAMLVPKQRESDWIFSTESGHLQLLLSSPGIARLILTGNQPSNGHHSRAIYHRPARNDSSCDGELGVSLKPLFLALSPKSCFKHGIPEIPILSYEDNVICGVVLERCVGSLVGEMVVEDVEIESGGEASKREFRRRLRFKRMPNLVQTEVRIVPNIGFGLDYVEIGEVEFRLDNSILVHPYLVPMVASLQLIASYIEGRIRSGFRPKALCLGVGGGALLGFLKAELGFQVVGVEADKEVLRVARKYFGLEDGGGEHINVCVGDAIKVIEKLAGRGNGQSSGSVGAHEIVDDCAVLDGNDVDSKFDVVLVDLDSSDAGDGIIAPPFKFVRNDVLLAARSVLCDNGILAINVIPPNRSFYTTLIQEFREVFHELYEIDVGNGENFILIALVSPVTYSTSDCEDCFLNKLRMVISGAYMNSIKKI, from the coding sequence ATGGCTCTAGAGAAGACTAGATTCGAAAACATAAACCCATCTCGTTTCATCACCTTCACTTTCCCCAACCCCTCCAACTCGACCACCCTCCTCCGCGTCGCCGTCCTCGACACACCTTTTCAACTCACCGGCTCACCCCGAGTCGCCGCCATGCTCGTCCCCAAACAACGGGAGTCCGACTGGATCTTCTCCACCGAGTCCGGTCACCTCCAGCTCCTGCTCAGCTCTCCCGGGATCGCCCGCCTAATCCTCACCGGCAACCAGCCCAGCAACGGTCACCATTCACGGGCAATCTACCACCGTCCAGCTAGAAACGACTCGTCGTGTGATGGCGAACTCGGGGTGAGTTTGAAACCTCTTTTCCTTGCTTTATCTCCTAAGTCTTGCTTCAAACATGGCATTCCTGAGATACCCATTTTGAGTTATGAGGATAATGTGATTTGTGGTGTGGTTTTGGAGAGGTGTGTTGGGTCTTTGGTTGGTGAAATGGTGGTGGAAGATGTGGAGATTGAGAGTGGTGGTGAGGCTTCAAAGAGGGAGTTCAGGAGGCGTTTGAGGTTTAAAAGAATGCCCAATTTGGTTCAAACGGAGGTACGTATTGTTCCCAACATCGGTTTTGGTTTGGATTATGTGGAAATCGGAGAAGTAGAGTTTAGGCTGGATAATAGTATTTTAGTGCACCCTTATTTGGTTCCTATGGTGGCAAGTCTTCAGTTGATTGCTTCTTATATTGAGGGTCGGATTCGAAGTGGGTTTAGGCCGAAAGCTTTGTGTTTAGGAGTTGGGGGTGGAGCTTTGCTTGGATTTTTAAAAGCCGAACTGGGTTTTCAGGTTGTGGGTGTGGAGGCGGACAAGGAAGTTTTAAGAGTTGCTAGGAAGTATTTTGGACTGGAAGATGGTGGCGGTGAGCATATCAATGTTTGCGTTGGAGATGCAATAAAAGTTATTGAGAAACTTGCGGGTCGAGGTAATGGACAAAGTTCGGGTTCTGTTGGTGCTCATGAGATAGTGGATGATTGTGCCGTGCTCGATGGCAATGACGTTGATTCTAAATTTGATGTAGTGCTAGTTGATTTAGATTCAAGTGATGCTGGAGATGGTATAATTGCTCCGCCATTCAAGTTTGTTAGGAACGATGTTCTTTTGGCTGCCAGATCAGTTCTTTGTGATAATGGGATCCTTGCTATAAATGTTATTCCTCCAAATAGATCATTTTACACAACATTGATACAGGAGTTCAGAGAAGTTTTCCACGAGTTGTATGAAATCGATGTTGGAAATGGGgaaaattttattcttattgCTCTTGTGTCCCCTGTTACATATTCTACCAGTGATTGCGAGGATTGCTTCCTTAACAAACTAAGAATGGTTATATCAGGAGCATACATGAATTCTATAAAGAAGATCTGA